One Candidatus Korarchaeum sp. DNA segment encodes these proteins:
- a CDS encoding FAD-binding oxidoreductase: MIYAQEFVPKPAEIADVRQMTPIEKLFRLRFLNDEFERSFRYMPGQFVQLSVYGVGETTISICRSQTRPGPLELLVRRVGRVTNALHGLKEGDVVGIRGPFGNWFPMEDMEGSDVLLVAGGLGMAPLRGVLQYVLDRREKYGNVNLLYGVKSYEETLFKEEVLEPFERDSGFESFISFEKDDPFYEDLMRRHPDRLRKGVVTALFELVDRYLDPKNTYAVVCGPPVMYRFVMRELDRRGFSPRRVYVTLERRMRCGVGKCGHCIIGGATSITYVCKDGPVFSYFDILSIRGAI; encoded by the coding sequence CATAGAGAAGCTCTTCCGCTTGAGGTTCCTCAACGATGAGTTCGAGAGGAGTTTCAGGTACATGCCCGGGCAGTTCGTTCAGCTCAGCGTCTACGGTGTCGGCGAGACCACGATATCGATATGCAGATCGCAGACGAGGCCGGGCCCGCTCGAGCTGCTGGTCAGGAGGGTTGGTAGGGTGACTAATGCCCTCCACGGGCTCAAGGAGGGAGACGTCGTAGGAATAAGGGGGCCCTTCGGTAACTGGTTCCCCATGGAGGATATGGAGGGCAGCGATGTCCTCCTGGTAGCGGGCGGTCTGGGGATGGCCCCTCTCAGGGGCGTTCTTCAGTACGTGCTGGATAGGAGGGAGAAGTACGGGAACGTCAATCTGCTTTACGGGGTCAAGAGCTACGAAGAGACCCTCTTCAAGGAGGAGGTTCTCGAACCGTTCGAGCGCGACTCCGGATTCGAGTCATTCATATCCTTCGAGAAGGACGACCCGTTCTACGAGGATCTGATGAGGAGGCATCCTGATCGCTTGAGGAAGGGTGTGGTCACTGCCCTATTCGAGCTAGTGGATAGGTACTTGGATCCTAAGAACACCTACGCCGTTGTATGCGGTCCTCCGGTGATGTATAGGTTCGTGATGAGGGAGCTCGATAGGAGGGGGTTCTCCCCGAGAAGAGTCTACGTCACCCTGGAGAGGAGGATGAGGTGCGGTGTCGGCAAGTGCGGGCACTGCATAATCGGAGGAGCTACCTCAATAACTTACGTCTGTAAGGACGGCCCGGTTTTCTCCTACTTCGACATCCTCTCGATAAGGGGGGCGATCTGA
- a CDS encoding hydrogenase has translation MVKPKVGFYSLTGCQGEYLTILGMEDSLLDLLSLVEVVEFKLASSVELPVSVDVAFVEGSVSTKKDLEYLEEIRRKSGTLVALGNCAVWGGIQASTTGTDWKDLMRSVYGTDENLYGFLGEHKGLSEVVQVDYELQGCPIEGREFTELLVDLVRGVRPVLPDYPVCVECKLREIPCLIVERGLPCLGPITVAGCDARCPSYDTACIGCRGPLRDEANVSGELETLLKRGYDRKTLIDLMSMFGARYGEVAKLVAGR, from the coding sequence ATGGTCAAGCCCAAGGTGGGTTTCTACTCCCTGACGGGATGCCAGGGGGAGTACCTGACGATACTGGGCATGGAGGACTCCCTACTGGATCTACTGAGCTTAGTAGAGGTAGTTGAGTTCAAGCTGGCTAGCAGCGTGGAGCTGCCTGTCAGCGTAGATGTAGCCTTCGTCGAGGGATCGGTCAGCACGAAGAAGGACCTCGAGTACCTGGAGGAGATAAGGAGGAAGAGCGGGACGCTCGTCGCATTGGGTAACTGCGCGGTCTGGGGAGGAATTCAGGCATCCACAACTGGTACGGATTGGAAGGACCTCATGAGATCCGTCTATGGTACAGATGAAAATCTATATGGGTTCTTAGGCGAACATAAAGGTTTGTCTGAGGTCGTTCAGGTTGACTACGAGCTCCAGGGATGCCCAATAGAGGGAAGGGAGTTCACTGAACTTCTAGTGGATCTGGTGAGAGGGGTCAGGCCCGTGCTTCCGGACTACCCCGTCTGTGTGGAGTGCAAGCTCAGGGAGATCCCTTGCCTCATCGTGGAGAGGGGGCTCCCGTGCCTCGGTCCCATAACGGTGGCCGGATGCGACGCTAGGTGCCCCTCCTACGATACGGCCTGCATAGGCTGCAGGGGTCCCCTGAGGGACGAGGCTAACGTAAGCGGGGAGCTTGAGACGCTGCTCAAGAGGGGTTACGACA